AGGTAATTATAGCACAAACGTCGGGTAAATTAAGGGGCCTCCACTGCCCTTTGTGCATGACTCTCTCGGTCATGGTGTCATGTGATGGACCGATTCACAGTCTTCTTCCTGGAAGAGAGTCTGGACCTTTGCAACCCTGATTAGGTAATAAGTTaccaaaaaatggatggatgtgtttaCAGCGTCTGGGTCGAGGCAGGAGAAGTGTTAACAGCAAACTGCGTTATCGGGCTTTTAAATAGTTAGCTTGTTCTTTTAATTAAGTTATTTCATTAGACGGTGGAATGACGTTCTTGAATCATTTAATCAAGCTATGCAACTGATGGTTGGCCTTCAGGAATGCATGCAGCCACACCGGTCAGAATTAACAGATAATATCATTTGTATTAAACAGAcggttaatgcatgccaaaatATAATTCACGACCTAAAGGAACAGAGTAGAGGAAAGGGCCTCGGGAACAAGGTATTCGTGATAATTCGCGGCTTAATCATTCGCGGAATGAATAGTAAATAACGGGCTTGTATCTAACACAAGCACCCTtgtaaaaatgcacaaaacaccgttttttaaaaaattattttgcatttagcGACACACACCAGTACCTGTAATTCTCGGATCAGTTAAAAATCCACCGTTTGGCGATTGCACGGTAGCCTCTGTATAGCGGCTCGCATCCGTGACTCCCGTTACCGGGCACCCTATACGCCTCACGCCGTTTCCCCGGTACGCCGCAAAAGGAAACGGAAAACCATACCAGAACACCTCTCTCGGCCTGACTTGCCGCTGACATTTTGGACAGATCGGACAACATGGACCTCTGAGCATGAAGCAATGCCATACACCACAATCGGCCGACTCTCCCGGCTGCTTCGCCTGGCTGCCTGATCCGAACGTATCAGCTCCGCTCCTCCAGACCCGCCCCTCTCTGAAGCCTCGCCTTCGGGAGCCACTTCCGGTGTAGGTGACGGGGGTAACATAGTTACCGTCACCATTAAAGGAAACTGCGCAGAAACGTCTACAACGCTACATGCTTTGCCAGGAGCACTCATTTCCTGAAGCAGTTTGTGATTAGACCAATTAATATTcagtaaaaatacagaaaaatggTTCGTACGTAACTACTTAACTTCAAATGGTAAATCCCAAGAACAATAGTATGCTCCTTAATCGAATTGACCTTCCCCCTAGAATATGTTATCAGAAAAACAATCATAAGGGGATTGGCGTGTTTTGTTTGCGAGCCAGAAGGAGAGATGCCCCTGACTTCATGGTTATGAGGTTTTCAGCATCGTGAGAATCCCAGAACCGAAAGAGAGGTGGAGATTATGCCATATAGGGTAAAACAaatttttcaaaaaatgtacattttggCCACATTGCAGTATGGATATAAAGTTGAACATCATCAAGCTTTGTCGAAAGAGGCATGTTACTAGATTTCAGGAGGACCGTCTACACATCAGAGGGAAGCTTTCAGTCATATTATACGGATAGGACTCTTAGATCTGGTCTAACAGTGTGGTACCGCTAATTCTTTGCAATCTGGTAAAACAGGAAGAGAACTTTACAAAATTCGGATATTACAATACAGTTACAAAGGACACTTCTGCTAGCATGGTTATCACACAGGGAAGCGACACAGAAGGGCTTCAGTTTCTTTAATCAGGAGGCTTCAGTTAACTGCACAAAAAATCCTTGACATGTTCACCTCTATACCAAATTATAAATATTCCCAAACACACCAACAGCTTCCTCACACACCATGGACCTTCTGTTAACTGttcttcagatttttttttgcaacataAACCATTTACAACAAACTGAAGGGGAAACAAAAGAGACACTAACAGCAACACACAACAGAACAACCTACAGACAAAATTAACCTCAGTCTAGTCATTGTTCCATAATATACCCATGTAGCATGTAATCCCACACAACTCCAAATGGGCTATTTACAATTTTTTTCCTATCCTAAAAACTGTTTTATACACAGTGCTGTGTATAAACTGCCCTTAAGCAGTTTGCATTTATATTTGGTAAAAGAAAACATTTGTTAAAACAGATAAAAGACCTTAGCCACTTGATTGACATGCAAATTGAATAAATTAAACCAAAAGGATTTAAACATACAGGCCGCATATTGTTTAAAATACTTAAATTATATTAAGGTCCAGCTAATTATTCGCTAAAAAGAAATGTGCTACAAACAGGGTTGAAATAAAAtttgttcatatttttttttttcccctttttgtcAGGAAGGCTCTTATTGCCGAGTGAGCAATGCAATTTGAGTTTGTTACACTGTTCTTGGCCACATTTACCCACTGcctcaaaacaacaaaaaaaaaaaaagtaaggcAAGGACTTCTGCAGTCCTGCATGCATGTTTGGCCCTGATTAACAATTAACGGTAACAGTGTGGTAACCTACAGTCAGATACCAGAGGGCGTACACTGGACTGGACAGCAAGGGCAGGGCTGCAGGGCATTAAACAATGTCCCTCCCACCACcctaataaaaaatatatatatattaaaccaAACGAAAGTCTGGATAGCTCGTTACAAAACGACAGCTGTAGTTACAGCAGCCAATAACAACAAAGTAAGCCATAGGCATCATCAGAAAGGACCCTTTCCCCATAAAGAATTATACTGGTGACCTTTCAATACACTTACGATTCATTGTTTCAACAATCGCTGCAAGGTAACCAATAACAGTCATGTGTGACAAACCATGTACGTTTTTCCTGGGGGAAATTGCAGCGAAGCGGTTATTTTAAGGCTTTGAAATTTCAGTGACGGAAATTAAATCTGACCAAACTACTCTGGCTCTTGTAACGTGAGGACAGTGGCCAGAAAGTAATTGAAAACGAAAGATGTTAGCGCCCatggaaattaaaaaattaaattgtgGGTCACGTTAAGGCATTGCTACGGTATTTTCTAGGTGCATCtctatcctttttttttttttgataacaGGCTTATAATTTAAGGAAATTCAGgatacttattttaaaaaattaaataatgtaaaatgaGGATATGCAAGATTAATTTAACTCAAGCCAGACCAACTCGGAATCCGATCTCCGGCGGGAAGTCAGAATGACACCCTGCATtattctccccccctttcctcAGCCCAAAATGCCAAGCGGAGCCCAATGCCACCACGGGAATGTCAGTGTGACGCTCACATTTGGCTAGTTCCCATATCCTacggggaagaaaaaaaaaaatctcaccaATGCCACACAGGCATGATCTGAGCAAATTCATACAAAAGGAAACTTGGGTGAAGGTTGGCTGGGGGTTGAAAGGGGTGACGTGGTCCAGTGGTCGAAATACATCTTACAGGTTCAGTGAATATAGGCTCTGTAGACTGCAGACATATCATTGTCTGACTGGTCCAATGCTTTCGCTCTCTTGTACACCTGCAGGGTGAAAAGGGGGAAAATAAGAGGGACTTCCTGTTAAGCCAAGCATTCTCATATGCCACAAGACACGTCAGTCAAAGATGTACAGCTTACCTCATTGGCAGCGGCTGCCATTGGGGTCGGATGATTGACTGAATCTCCCATTGCGATCGCTAACCTAAGATCTTTCTGAATGTGCTTCAAATAGTAATCCGGTTTGAAGTTCCCCTGCAAGATATCTGAAAGGAATATCACAGGTCAGATAGCCGAAATAACTTACCGTTAATTGTGAACATGATTAAGTACGGCAACAGAATTACTAACTTTGGCATTTCTGGTCCAAAAAGGTGCTTGCCATCTGCCCCTGACAAAGAATGTCCAAGAATGTCTGCTGTGATTGGCCTGTGGCTTGAGCCAGAGTAAGTCCTTCCGCTATTGTAGCCATAAAACTGCCCTGTACCATGTTCAGGATGAGCATCATCTTCGCCGCATTGCCCGCTTCACCTGTTAGAAGACAGTGATCGCTGCCATTCATCACGCATAACGTACGTTCAACAGGAATCAACCACAGGCTGGCACCGCTCGTCTCCTTACCCAAGAAGAAGGACGTCTTTCCCATAGCCTGGAAGCAACTGCTGCAGTCTTCGTACACCGTTCGGTCTCCGGCCGCCAAGATGACTAGCATGCCGTCGTTGGACAGCTGCTGGCTTCCGGAGACGGGGGCCTCGAGGAAACGACCCCCCCTCGAGGTGATGACCTAGGGAGGACGCCGGCGTTTACGAAAGACGGCACTGCGGGCTCACTTGGAAGAACACTCATCCAACAACTAAAGCCGAGCCTGGGGTTAGCACATTTCCTGGATCACGTAAAGCTAATATTAACACGTGCGACACCTCTGCGGATTACCTGAAGCCGCCAAGAATGCCAAGCTAGGGGCCGTACCATTCCTAGGGCTGGCTGCCAAACACACAGTACGTTTACATGTACACTAAGAAAATCTAATTATCGTGTTAGTCCGACTAAAACCACACTTTTGAAGTACATGTAAACATGCTAGTTTGGCTGAAATTGTATAGTTggactaagacacccagataatgcgATTGGGAGTCGATTTACTCCTGCAAGTATACATTAAAAATCAGACTCTAACTGGCCTAAGTGCTCTGCGCATGCTCCACAGGTACCACACCCCCGGGGGCTTTGGCCTGGAAGTAACAGAAGCATCTCGGATCATATCAGAGGTCACGTTATTGGCACACGCCAGCAGCAAGTGGCGGTGTCGTCTGCCTTCAGATAACATGAAACCCACAAGGAATAGCATACATCTCCTTtgtggaaaagaaaaaatacatacagCACGCACAAAATGTGCAGCGCTGTGAAGCTGTCCAATTCACCGCTCTACTAAACGGCACTTTTCtactgcaccaggtaccgtaccgTTGTCACTTGAAGAAGGTACCAGCAGTACAGTACAATGTGTTTGTTTTCCTCTGCTGTAAAAACTGATAGCggcgctgaatgacatcactgaAGCGGGATATTTTGAATTTAtattgaatttgaaaaatgcagaagcaaaaaaaaacgcAGCAAGTTTTACAACTTTAATGGATTATTccttttaaacatatactagatgaTCTTGAAAAGTCAATTTAAAGTTTATCTTCGCTACTTATGCATGAGCGCTGCATATGTTCagtcattttcatccttgctgtttaaatcactcctataTGGGCTCGTTTGttactttttttatttcataaataccaatatttattacagcaaaaccacattgcaatatttgaaaaatgtccAATACCGTGCTGTCacagtatattatacaaaatactttattatgcTATTCTGATCTTGTTGTACCCACCCTTCTGACCAGATCGCAATTAAGAGtttgtgtcacttcatttgtctACACACCCactattattaattttattatttttgtacatCTGTGATGTAATAGGTCAATTGGAAAAAGCCCAATATTAACAGATTGAAATGAGCCATATCACCACCTATTGTAGCCGAGTCGGACATACTTCAGTCAATAAACCTATTCCCCTCCTGTGCATCTATCCTGGGAGAAGGACAGCAGTCTGATTAAATGGCGCAGTTGAGCTATAACCgtagctgtgcatgtaaacgttCTGAGAGATGGGCCAGTGGGCTGCTCGCTTACCTGAGCCAGCTCCGTGATCGTCTCTGGGTCTACGGTGGACATCTCCACGTAGCACTTTCCTGGCCGGATTCCCTGGAGCACGCCGCTGGGGCCCAAAACAAGCTGGAAACAGGGGCGAGTCTCAGAAGGGAGCCCTGTCTCACGGCCCAGCGCCTCCCATGCCTCACAACAGGGGCGAGTCTCAGAAGGGAGCCCCGTCTCACGGCCCAGCGCCTCCCATGCCTCACAACAGGGGCGAGTCTCAGAAGGGAGCCCTGTCTCACGGCCCAGTGCCTCCCATGCCTCACAACAGGGGCGAGTCTCAGAAGGGAGCCCTGTCTCACGGCCCAGCGCCTCCCATGCCTCACAACAGGGGCGAGTCTCAGAAGGGAGCCCCGTCTCACAGCCCAGCGCCTCCCATGCCTCACAACAGGGGCGAGTCTCAGAAGGGAGCCCTGTCTCACGGCCCAGCGCCTCCCATGCCTCACCCACCCTCTGCAGGTCCAGCTGAGCTTTTTATTAGGCCTCAGCTGGCTGAATAAATTTTACTACATTTTACAACTTCAAAAGATTTATTCAAATGAGTCAGCCACAGGTACCCTTTACTGTTCCGATTAAGAATGCTTTTAGGGATTTACAGGGAGAGTGGATGTTAGATGTTTTTCGATTTTCAACAACTTAATGGCTACTCATCTGAAGCCAGTGAACAATTAACCAAAGGACTGGtaagcttaaaaaaaattaataaataactgCTCCTTTAGCTTCACTGATGAGAACGACATGACTGAATCAAGCCTAATTAGGAGACCTCAGCTGGGAAACTCCCATCATGCCTTTGACAGGACACATTCAAACACACcaacatccagcaccattgtcTAGGCATCAAATAGGAAAGAAGCCCGATACTTACATCCCTGGCTGCCTTTGGGTCCGAGACACAGGAGAAAGTGATGTCACACATTGAGACAACTTCGGCCGGCGTTCGGCCTAACCTGGCGCCCTCCTGGATGAACAGGTCGCACTGCAAGGAAAATGACATGCTCTCCATGAACTAGCTAAAGTCCCACTTTAAGAGATACACTGATTACCAGGATGACCAAATTAGATTCATATGGACCGCAGAAAACAGGAAATAACACTCTCTTGCATCAAGATGGTGGCAGCAATACGTTTTAAAACCtccacacatcaaattgtttAAAATAACACTGAACAAATAACCCAGCCCAGTTCTTACCTTTTCTGCTGTGCGGTTCCACACTGTGACCACATGACCCATCTTCAAGAGGTTGGAGACTATTCCACTCCCCATAAGTCCAAGCCCAAGGAATCCTATCCTGCAGGGTTTGAAAATGTGTGCACCTCAGAAGGGGGAACAGGCATCGAGGACTGTCAAGGCACTGAGATCGGTTCTAACAGTTCCAGCGAAACATCTTAAGGCTGAGGAAAGTTATCCACTAGCAGCGAGAACTTGCTGAGACCTTCCCATTCCATATTATACTGATATTTGTTAGTAGATTCAATATGCatcatgattaaaaaaaaattgctgaaGAGCATCTGAGGCCTACATTTAAAGAAAAGGCAAGCACTGTTGTGGTACAAATTCTCCTCGTGTGCTGTTCCGTTACTCATATTCAGTTTGGAACGCACAATGAAATGAACGCATTTCTTAAAGATGGCGAAACCTAAAACAAATGATGTTGGTTACTTCAAAGACCCTCCCACATCACTTAAACTAGTCGTTTGGGAACCTTTTGGTTTCCCGCCAACCTTGAAGACAGTAGTCAATAAGACCAAGGATGTGTGTCGGTTCTGTTATACCGAACACGGATACATGTCgctggaaacacatccaacatgctAATTAATTTCAGATGACATCATTCGAGTGTGCGTAAGACCAACgcagaaacagcctctgcaagtCTGCCTGTGGCTTTAAGGCGCTTCTGCCAGGGAATTGAAATCagccttttaaataaaaaaaaaaaaattaaaaaaaaaaaaaccacagacacacacggctAAAGGGGTGTTAATCAGTACTGCTATGTGACCATATTGGGCAGTAGTGAAAACAGGATTTAGCTCATGTGATGTTGCAGTCTTATTTTACacaaatatttttggtgtgCAAATGAGTAATAGATTTAATAACCCAGACACCCCGACATTGCCTTAAGATTGCCTTAATGTTCACGTTTGCTCATTCATGATTGCATTGTGCGAGACTCGCACATGTCAGTCCCTTAAAACGAGTGTGCAACTGGGCAAACATTAGCAGCAACAGACGTTTACATTTACTTATATTTCAAAAATGAATGTTAAATCTCATGGTGATTTTAAAATCACCACCTCAAAGAATCATTGTGCTGTAAACAAATCAGCCTGCACACCACCACTTATCTACTGCCATCCAAATTTCCATTTGTTGCGAATTCGTACCGTTTGTCAGTGGGGATGATGCTTCCGTTGATAGCTGTACTGTCAGCTGCCTGTATCGATGTTGAGCCTGTATCCTATACAAGAGAAGGACAGCATAAGTGAAATGCTCGCGTGCTGGGGAGGATACAAGCTCAAACACACACCAGTGAGCAGCGGGGCTTAGTCTGACACTGAACGAAGATCTGTCCTGAAAATACATCCGTAATCCTAAGGAGCTGGATAGGCAACCTTTATATTTAGAACAGGAAATATTTCACACGCTAATTAATGGTCCATTTATAGTTCATTTGACTGAACAGGACAATTCCTCCAACATGGCCCCATTATAACAGTGGTTCAATGTGACTTAATGCTAGAATTTTAATGTATGCATATATGCATGTGTTTAGTAAAGAGGGCAAAACAGTAATTTAAGCACACAGCATGAATAGAGTATTTGTATTCTCTCACTACATAACTGGGTACTTTTCCAGGCAATTTGGAGATGTCATTTTGCCTAAACCCACACGTTCTGGACCACAGGCAGAAAACAGAACTCGGAGGAAATCTGCACATAACCCAGGAGAACAGGCAAGATGCCTTACACAGGGCCTCACACAAAGACCTCCAACAATTACTGCACAACTTCAGCTAAGAGACCAGGAGGAATAGAAAGCTTTCGCTGAAAAAGGGATGCAGAGCATTTTCTCTTCTCAACTTCCATTTTCTAAGAGCTCCCATTGAACCCCAATATACAAACCAGCACCTCACTGACATAATAGGGTCAATATTATGCCCCATGGCTTGAACTCATCAATATATACATGTCATCAAGCTGAATCAAGTGCAGACCTCTTCCATTGAACATACAGGGTTAATTAGGAGCTTACCTCCTCAATGATCTTCAGCCTTTTGCTAATCGGTTCCAGCGAAGAACCCGGCTGTAGAGACAGAAATCAGTTTTGAACGGTTCCCCCAAAAGCAGAATCAGGAGCATCCCTAGTGCTGGAAAGCGGCAGGCTATTCTGGGTTTGGTTCCAGGCAACCTTATAACCCAATCGACCTTTCCCCTAAAACTTTATAAAGGAAGTTATGCTAATCACTAAACAAACACTAATACCACAAATCTAGGAGAAAATAATAGAACACACTGCAACACCCAGCTTGATTCAGTGCATTTCAAACTGTCTCACGTGCTTGATGAGCACATTAAGACTCAGGCACagcagctctccaggactgggaTGAAAGCCGTCCATTCGCGAAAACCATGTTTACCAAAGCACTATGGGGCATGAGCTGATGGACATTAGGAACATATGCCCACAGAAGTACAACTGTTACACCAGTAAGAGAGTCAGCAACAAAGCTGGGGATGGGCGGTGTTTACACTTAAATCTGCACCGTGAGGGGAGTAGTGCAGGAACAGGCCACAATCATTCTAAACACGCGGTTTTGGAAGCGACCAGATCTGCGTGCTGGCGGGGTCTGGGGCGCAATCTGGATAGCAAGGCGCAGACAGCCACTGGCATCTGCTTACCTTCTCAGACTGGCTGAGCAGAAAGTGATGGAAATGTGGATCATCCTTTACCGGCTACAACGGGAAGAGAGTTCAATTGAAAACGATTCTCTAAAAAAAGGGACTTGCTGACGcaatggggaggggggcctACAGTGAGACTGAAGCTTGAAAGGAACTAGAGAttatgtataaaaatgttattgatCAAGCACCCTCACCAAAAACCTAAAGATTAGGCAAAAGCAAGTCACCCTGAGAGGTAAAGACACTGGAAGAGGTTCTCCATGTTGATAGGGGAGAaggaggggggggaaaaaatgatgcTTCCTGTGTCTACaaagtttctctctctctctctcacacacacacacacacacatcactgcTTATAAAGCAATGATAAACTGAATAAAAACCTACACTGCTCTCCCATTTGAATCCTGTCACTGTTCCAGTGCCCAGCCGAACAGAGGACGGTTCAGGGTCAGAATCAGTTAATTCCTTAAgggagaagggaaaaaaaaggaccTTGTAATCACTGACAAAGTCTCTGTGTCACGCACCTACATACTTGTGCAGCAGGTAGCACATAATTAACGCCAGCAAACTGCAAGCAAAGCCATTCAAATGGTCAAAGTGGCAACACAGAATAGGCCGTCTAGGACACCAGCAAATGGTTGATGATTCTGACATCACTGGTGGACAAATGGCACTACTTTATGAACCTTCAGCGAGGGATTTTAGGAGGGCTCTGGCCGCTAAGCGCTAGCAGCGGGAGCTGAGGACACTATTCAATCACAAACCTTGTCTTTCTGTAAGCAGACCCCCCTGTGTGAATTTAGGTCATCTTCGTCTTCGTCTATGATCAATTTCACAGGCCTGCCGGGATTTTTTCTGCCCTTTACGTCAGCTGCTAATTTCTTTTCTTCAGAGCTGTTGGAGCTGTGCGATGCCTAAACAGAATATTGGGAAATCAGAGAAAATGCAGTAAATGTACAGGCACTACACTGGTAAACTGCATGAACCAGTCAGACCACACGCACAGTTAGAACATTGGAGAACATTCCAACAAGATGACCACCCTACCTGATCCTTGCCCTTGGCTTTCTTCAGGAACTCCTCGACTGCGTCCACAGCCTGCTGAAACCTCTTCCCTTTGTTTATCTTGATCATCTCCTCCTTGTGGGGGTGATAGGGCTTCAGCTGTTCCACCTTTATCCACGCGCTTGAAAAGACACAGGGGCgtcaggtgggggtggggggcatacACGTCAGGACACAGCCGTAGAAGCAAGACGACTTATTACGATACTCACTGATCTTCAGTGCCAAAAAACTTCACAAAGAAACATTTCTTGCCCCGTGGCTTCTTCAGATCCTTAGGAGGACTTACGATCTGAAAGGAGACGAGGCTGTTAGTCTGACCCCACATAAGGGGCTTGGTGAATACGGGGCTGCAAGCTCCGTCAGGATCAGTACACGTTGGTATTAACTAGCCCACCCAATTATAACAGTTAAACACTTACCTTACCAGGCCAGGGTGGATACCGTCCCAGCTTTCCCCTAAAAAGAGGGGGGTTAGGTAGTTAACACGTAATCAAGCGGCTCAGTATCCAGATAACCAACCCCCACCATTCAGTGATACTAGTAAACTAGGACTGGTCTTGCTAACAAACTACCATACCCGAACGCCACTACCTCGTTTACTTTAAGCTTTATCCAGAAAAAGGGTTTATTTTGTAAACCTTTACTTAACCCCCGACCCCTTCGCAGGCTGGTTACCGATATAAATCTAatttagctgactatctagcctcCTCAATACGCGAGGGCCCGTGTAAAATCAGCGTTTTCACTACGCTATCACCATGTCACTAATAAGTTATTTTCATTTAGCGACATATAGCCGGTTTAACCCATGAAGTGACTGAATTTATTATGCGGAAATGTACATTTCCAGCCCACGAAAGTGAACGCAGTCGGGCGGCGAGTCCTGGTCTCCGAGACGCCGTAGTGGATTAGCACGCTAAGCTAAGTGCCCATAAACGGCTTCCGAAGCTGCCGAGGCCGGAGATCGAAGCGGTGCGGGGATAAGCACCTCGGCCGGGCCTGCCGCTAGGCAGCTAAGCGACCAACGGGCCGTCAGGTCCGTCCCTCCGTGAGGGAGCTTAACCAACTAGCTTGCACGGCTATAGGTGCTCCTACCAGCCATTAAAGCGGCGTTCGTCACCACAAAGCCCCGGGACTGCGGAACAAGCGGGAGAAGACGCTGCCGCGAACGCGCAGGGGCGTCGATCCGAACGCCGGATCGACTCCGCAACGACCGGCCGATCTAGTGTTGGGGGGATCGGAAGCCATATCTCACCAAACCAGATCTCCGATCCTCAGATGTGCAGTCGCCATCTTAGGTCTTCGCTGAATCGGCGCACAGGATCCCGGGAAAGGAGAACACACCCACTCGGAGGGCGCCCGGGGAGCCGCGGGTCTGGAGCTGCTAGTCGGGCGTGAGAGTCCCGGCGCCTCCTGATAAACAGCGGCCTCCCCTCCCCTAAACGATCAGGGCACCCAGAAAGGACACCTCCGAATTACCCCACGCCTCGGAAACACATATGAATTGCAATCCACAAATCGACGCATTTTTATCTTTGatagtaaaatataaattgCATATCGATTTAAAAAGCGTTTTTCTTTTTCCAAGACGAATAATtgggttttgtttgtttttcatgcaCTTTTAAGTACCCGGAGACACACTGGGACACTTCCAAAGGCGCGTCATACCAGCACTTCCGGCATACCCAAGTAAAATGTCCTCATCGACACCTCGGGGAATAGTTCTCCTTATCATCATATCATGTTTTAttacaataaaaatgtttacaaGCTCGTTTACCTTAGAAGAGTGGTcaggtt
This genomic window from Paramormyrops kingsleyae isolate MSU_618 chromosome 22, PKINGS_0.4, whole genome shotgun sequence contains:
- the glyr1 gene encoding cytokine-like nuclear factor N-PAC isoform X3, with the protein product MATAHLRIGDLVWGKLGRYPPWPGKIVSPPKDLKKPRGKKCFFVKFFGTEDHAWIKVEQLKPYHPHKEEMIKINKGKRFQQAVDAVEEFLKKAKGKDQASHSSNSSEEKKLAADVKGRKNPGRPVKLIIDEDEDDLNSHRGVCLQKDKPGSSLEPISKRLKIIEEDTGSTSIQAADSTAINGSIIPTDKRIGFLGLGLMGSGIVSNLLKMGHVVTVWNRTAEKCDLFIQEGARLGRTPAEVVSMCDITFSCVSDPKAARDLVLGPSGVLQGIRPGKCYVEMSTVDPETITELAQVITSRGGRFLEAPVSGSQQLSNDGMLVILAAGDRTVYEDCSSCFQAMGKTSFFLGEAGNAAKMMLILNMVQGSFMATIAEGLTLAQATGQSQQTFLDILCQGQMASTFLDQKCQNILQGNFKPDYYLKHIQKDLRLAIAMGDSVNHPTPMAAAANEVYKRAKALDQSDNDMSAVYRAYIH
- the glyr1 gene encoding cytokine-like nuclear factor N-PAC isoform X2, with the protein product MATAHLRIGDLVWGKLGRYPPWPGKIVSPPKDLKKPRGKKCFFVKFFGTEDHAWIKVEQLKPYHPHKEEMIKINKGKRFQQAVDAVEEFLKKAKGKDQASHSSNSSEEKKLAADVKGRKNPGRPVKLIIDEDEDDLNSHRGVCLQKDKELTDSDPEPSSVRLGTGTVTGFKWESSPGSSLEPISKRLKIIEEDTGSTSIQAADSTAINGSIIPTDKRIGFLGLGLMGSGIVSNLLKMGHVVTVWNRTAEKCDLFIQEGARLGRTPAEVVSMCDITFSCVSDPKAARDLVLGPSGVLQGIRPGKCYVEMSTVDPETITELAQVITSRGGRFLEAPVSGSQQLSNDGMLVILAAGDRTVYEDCSSCFQAMGKTSFFLGEAGNAAKMMLILNMVQGSFMATIAEGLTLAQATGQSQQTFLDILCQGQMASTFLDQKCQNILQGNFKPDYYLKHIQKDLRLAIAMGDSVNHPTPMAAAANEVYKRAKALDQSDNDMSAVYRAYIH
- the glyr1 gene encoding cytokine-like nuclear factor N-PAC isoform X1, whose protein sequence is MATAHLRIGDLVWGKLGRYPPWPGKIVSPPKDLKKPRGKKCFFVKFFGTEDHAWIKVEQLKPYHPHKEEMIKINKGKRFQQAVDAVEEFLKKAKGKDQASHSSNSSEEKKLAADVKGRKNPGRPVKLIIDEDEDDLNSHRGVCLQKDKELTDSDPEPSSVRLGTGTVTGFKWESSPVKDDPHFHHFLLSQSEKPGSSLEPISKRLKIIEEDTGSTSIQAADSTAINGSIIPTDKRIGFLGLGLMGSGIVSNLLKMGHVVTVWNRTAEKCDLFIQEGARLGRTPAEVVSMCDITFSCVSDPKAARDLVLGPSGVLQGIRPGKCYVEMSTVDPETITELAQVITSRGGRFLEAPVSGSQQLSNDGMLVILAAGDRTVYEDCSSCFQAMGKTSFFLGEAGNAAKMMLILNMVQGSFMATIAEGLTLAQATGQSQQTFLDILCQGQMASTFLDQKCQNILQGNFKPDYYLKHIQKDLRLAIAMGDSVNHPTPMAAAANEVYKRAKALDQSDNDMSAVYRAYIH